Genomic DNA from Haloarcula marina:
GCTGGCACGATACTCATCTCACAGAACACCGGCGCGGAGAACGACGACGAGGTGAGCCACGTCGCCGGGCAGACGCTCGTGTTCGTGACGTTCCTGTCGGTGGCGCTCGCCGCCGTCGGCTACGTCCTGACGCCGACGCTCTTGCAGGTAATCGGGACCGAACCGGGAACGGCCATCCACGAGATGTCGGTCACGTACACCCGGTACGTCTTCCTCGGCATCTACTTCATGCTCGGCTTCTTCGTCTTTCAGGCGCTCCTGCGCGGGTGGGGTGACACGAAGACGCCGATGTACCTGATGGTCGGCAGCGTCGCGCTCAACGTCGTCTTGGACCCGATACTCATCCTCGGGTTCGCGGACAACCCCCTGTTCGCGTGGGTCGGTCTGGAGGGCGTCGCCGCGAGCGCACTGGCGGCGACTGGCTTTACCGGTCTGGGCGTAGAGGGCGCGGCCATCGCGACGATATTCTCGCGCGGCCTCGCGGCCGTACTCGGCCTCTGGCTCCTCTTTTCGGGCCACGTCGGCATCGAACTCTCGCTGTCGGACCTCCGTCCGGACTTCGCTGCGATTCGGAAACTCGTCCGCATCGGTGCGCCGCTCAGCGTCGAGACCAGCACGCAGGCGCTGTCCGTGACGGTGATGACCGCGCTGGTCGCCATCGTCGGCGCGGACGCCGTCGCCGCCTACGGCATCGGCGGCCGCTTCGCCTCGCTCGTCTGGTTGCCGATGGTCGGGATGGGCATGGCCGTCGAGACGGTGGTCGGACAGAACCTCGGCGCGGGCGAGCGAGCACGCGCCCGCCGGACGGTGTTCCTCGCCAGCGGCATCCTCGTCGGTCTGTTCCTCGTGGTGAGCGCGCTCACGGTCTCCTTCGCACCTGCCATCGTCGGCGTGTTCATCACCGGCGAGGGGGCCGCCGCCGTCGTCGACCACGGCGCGGACTACCTCCGCATCGTCGCTCCGACGTGGGCCGTGATGGCCGTCTTCCACATGATAAACGGCGCGTTCCACGGCGCGGGGTCGACCCGCCTCTCGATGGTGCTGGGTCTATTGACGATGTGGGGCTTCCGGGCCGCCGCGGCCACCGTCCTCGTCATCGTCGTGGGCATGGGCGCGCCCGGTGCGTGGTACGGCATCGCCGCCTCGAACGTCGCCGCCACCGTCGCCGCCGCGGTCTTCTTCTTCCGGGGCCGGTGGCTGGACGACGTCATCGACGACGAAGCGGGTGAGGACGTGGGCGACAGCGAGAGCGCGGCCGTAGCGTAAAGCCGAGAAGTTCGATTCTTGCTACTGCTCGCGGGTCACTTCGCACCGCGCTCGCAGTGTTGGCGGTTCTCGCGCACCACGCTCGCACCGAACCGGCCTACGTCCCGTGCTGCCAGGAGTCCATGTACTCGGCCTGCTCGTCGGTCAGGGAGTCGAACTCGACGCCCTCGGCGGCCAACTTGATTTCCGCGACTTCCTTGTCCAGTCGGTCGGGCACGTCGTGGACGCCCGCGTCGTAGGCGTCGCCGTTCTCGACCATCTCACGGACGCAGACGGCCTGAATCCCGAAGCTCTGGTCCATCACCTCGACCGGGTGGCCGAGCGCGATGGGGGTCGCGAGGTTGACGAGGCGGCCCTCCGCGAGGACGTTCAGCCGTCGGCCGTCGGCCATCTCGTAGGCCTGGACGCCGTCGCGGGCCTCGTAGGTGTCGACGGCGAGGTCCGAGAGCGCGTCGAGGTCGACTTCCACGTCGAAGTGGCCCGCGTTGGCGAGTAAGACGCCGTCCTGCATCGCCTCGAAGTGCTCCTCGACGATGACGTCGCGGTTGCCGGTGGTCGTGATGAACACGTCGCCCTCCGCGGCCGCCTCGGCCATCGGAAGCACGTCGTAGCCTTCCATGTGGGCCTCTAAGGCCCGGCGGGGTTCGACTTCCGTGACGACCACGTCGGCGTTCTGGCCGCTGGCCTTCTTCGCGACGCCTTTCCCGCAGTGGCCGTACCCGGCGACGACGACCGTTTTCCCGGCCCACGAGAGGTTCGTCGTCATGGCGATGGAGGCCAGCGAGGACTCGCCCGTGCCGTGGACGTTGTCGAACAGGCGCTTCATCGGCGTGTCGTTGACGGCGAAGACGGGGTACTCCAACTGGCCGTCCTCGTCCATCGCGCGCAGGCGGTGGACGCCGGTCGTCGTCTCCTCCGCCCCGCCGACGATGCTGTCGATGAGTTCGGGGTAGTCCTCGTGGATGGCGGCGACGAGGTCCATCCCGTCGTCGACCGTAATCGTCGGTTCGTGGGCGATGACGGCCTCGATGGCCTCGTAGTACTCCTCGTCGTCGACGCCGCGTTCGGCGTAGGAGGTGACGCCGTCGACGGCGTCGAGTGCGGCGCTCACGTCGTCGTGCGTGCTGAGCGGGTTACAGCCGGTGATGGCGACTTCCGCGCCGCCTTCGGCGAGCAGTTCCGCGAGAATCGCCGTCTTCGCTTCGACGTGCATCGCCATGCCGATGCGCTCCCCAGCGAAGGGCTGGTCTGCCTCGAAGTCTTCGCGCAGGGCGGCGCAGATGGGCATGTGCTGTGCTGCCCAGTCCATCTTCCGCCGACCCGACTCGCGGGCCGACTCTACGTCGTCGAGTCGCTCCGAAATGGGCGTGGTCATGCCCGAGAAAAAGCACAGAGTTCCTAAAACGCTACCGAAGCCGTTCAGTTACCGGCCGTTCGCGTTGCCGTTGGCGTGGTCCGGCGGGCCGCTCTCGCCGTCGTCA
This window encodes:
- a CDS encoding MATE family efflux transporter, which encodes MTATSEQSERFTQGSLLWPLLTLAAPLVATQLLQTLYNIADTFWVGRLGQEAVSALSFSWPIVFLLLGIGGGMTGAGTILISQNTGAENDDEVSHVAGQTLVFVTFLSVALAAVGYVLTPTLLQVIGTEPGTAIHEMSVTYTRYVFLGIYFMLGFFVFQALLRGWGDTKTPMYLMVGSVALNVVLDPILILGFADNPLFAWVGLEGVAASALAATGFTGLGVEGAAIATIFSRGLAAVLGLWLLFSGHVGIELSLSDLRPDFAAIRKLVRIGAPLSVETSTQALSVTVMTALVAIVGADAVAAYGIGGRFASLVWLPMVGMGMAVETVVGQNLGAGERARARRTVFLASGILVGLFLVVSALTVSFAPAIVGVFITGEGAAAVVDHGADYLRIVAPTWAVMAVFHMINGAFHGAGSTRLSMVLGLLTMWGFRAAAATVLVIVVGMGAPGAWYGIAASNVAATVAAAVFFFRGRWLDDVIDDEAGEDVGDSESAAVA
- a CDS encoding adenosylhomocysteinase; the protein is MTTPISERLDDVESARESGRRKMDWAAQHMPICAALREDFEADQPFAGERIGMAMHVEAKTAILAELLAEGGAEVAITGCNPLSTHDDVSAALDAVDGVTSYAERGVDDEEYYEAIEAVIAHEPTITVDDGMDLVAAIHEDYPELIDSIVGGAEETTTGVHRLRAMDEDGQLEYPVFAVNDTPMKRLFDNVHGTGESSLASIAMTTNLSWAGKTVVVAGYGHCGKGVAKKASGQNADVVVTEVEPRRALEAHMEGYDVLPMAEAAAEGDVFITTTGNRDVIVEEHFEAMQDGVLLANAGHFDVEVDLDALSDLAVDTYEARDGVQAYEMADGRRLNVLAEGRLVNLATPIALGHPVEVMDQSFGIQAVCVREMVENGDAYDAGVHDVPDRLDKEVAEIKLAAEGVEFDSLTDEQAEYMDSWQHGT